The following proteins come from a genomic window of Triticum aestivum cultivar Chinese Spring chromosome 6A, IWGSC CS RefSeq v2.1, whole genome shotgun sequence:
- the LOC123127215 gene encoding mediator of RNA polymerase II transcription subunit 11 has protein sequence MIPQGQSSSLERLHNVEQRIVRVVELSGAVMEELGNSQGPRAEAVAAHCREFMLYMKEIQTTLREEIKSACEYRPFEKCDYSARIANEICCKKLEYVIEKMDAMQLNMEQSSNGV, from the exons ATGATCCCGCAGGGTCAGAGCAGCTCGCTGGAGCGCCTCCACAACGTTGAGCAG CGGATAGTGCGGGTGGTGGAGCTGTCGGGCGCGGTCATGGAGGAGCTCGGAAACTCGCAGGGTCCCCGCGCCGAAGCCGTAGCCGCCCACTGCCGCGAGTTCATGCTCTACATGAAG GAAATACAAACAACTTTGCGCGAGGAAATAAAAAGTGCTTGTGAATATCGTCCATTTGAGAAGTGCGACTATAGTGCAAGAATCGCTAATGAGATTTGTTGCAAAAAGCTGGAGTATGTAATTGAGAAGATGGATGCTATGCAACTAAACATGGAGCAAAGTTCTAATGGAGTTTAG